A DNA window from Haliovirga abyssi contains the following coding sequences:
- the lgt gene encoding prolipoprotein diacylglyceryl transferase: protein MHPVFLKFGIFEIRYYGLMYAIAFFLGLYLAKKEAKRLNIDTNLIEDYVFVAMISGLLGGRLYYVLLESHYYFAHPAEIIAVWHGGMAIHGGIIGGIIGTMIFAKVKKINIWTLGDIAAAPVILGQSIGRIGNLMNGDAHGVPTFAPLNIMLGNDFNQWWAEYLKGMHQGLKNLVPWGITFPVGTPAGNEFPNIPTHPVMVYEMILNFLAFLSIWFIFRKKKLAKGSLFFIYLIEYGVIRSIVTIFRADDLEILGLRAPHVASLIMITVGIYLLKKKNSKV from the coding sequence ATGCATCCAGTTTTTTTGAAGTTTGGAATTTTCGAGATAAGATATTATGGTTTGATGTATGCAATTGCATTTTTTTTAGGACTATATTTAGCAAAAAAAGAAGCTAAAAGATTAAATATAGATACAAATTTAATTGAAGATTATGTTTTTGTTGCAATGATATCAGGATTATTAGGTGGAAGATTATATTATGTATTGTTAGAGTCACATTATTATTTTGCACATCCTGCAGAAATCATAGCGGTTTGGCATGGTGGGATGGCAATTCATGGTGGAATAATAGGTGGAATAATTGGAACAATGATATTTGCTAAAGTTAAAAAAATCAATATTTGGACTTTAGGGGATATTGCAGCTGCACCAGTTATACTAGGACAATCTATAGGTAGAATTGGTAATTTGATGAATGGAGATGCACATGGAGTACCTACGTTTGCTCCTTTAAATATAATGCTAGGAAATGATTTCAATCAATGGTGGGCAGAATATTTAAAAGGAATGCATCAAGGATTAAAAAATTTAGTTCCATGGGGTATAACATTTCCAGTTGGGACACCAGCAGGAAATGAATTTCCAAATATTCCGACGCATCCAGTAATGGTATATGAAATGATATTAAATTTTTTAGCTTTTTTATCAATTTGGTTTATATTTAGAAAGAAAAAATTGGCAAAAGGAAGTTTGTTTTTTATATATTTAATAGAATATGGTGTTATTCGTTCTATTGTTACTATATTTAGAGCTGATGATTTAGAAATTTTAGGGCTTCGTGCACCTCATGTTGCGAGTTTAATAATGATTACAGTTGGAATATATTTATTAAAGAAAAAAAATTCTAAAGTTTAA
- the miaA gene encoding tRNA (adenosine(37)-N6)-dimethylallyltransferase MiaA — MKGIVICGPTGVGKTELSIKLAKKLNAVIISADSMQVYKHMNIGTAKIKKAEMQGITHYMLDIVEPDEKYSVGKYEKDVNLLLEKLEKEDKTVLLVGGTGLYIRAITDGFSDLPKENIELREELNKFSNEELYEMLKNLDIAATENIHLNNRKRVIRALEVCKLTGEKFSEVSKRNYKRNNYNFYKFGLERNREELYNRINLRVDKMFNDGLEKEAKFLYDNYRNGITAIQAIGYKELSDYFDKKIDIETAKELIKRDSRRYAKRQFTWFKRDAEIEWFSLGKYSVDEIEKNILKKVKD; from the coding sequence ATGAAAGGGATTGTTATATGTGGGCCTACAGGAGTAGGAAAGACAGAGCTATCTATAAAGCTGGCTAAAAAACTAAATGCAGTTATAATATCAGCTGATTCTATGCAAGTGTATAAACATATGAATATTGGAACGGCAAAAATTAAAAAAGCCGAAATGCAAGGTATAACGCATTATATGTTAGATATTGTAGAGCCAGATGAAAAATATAGCGTTGGAAAATATGAAAAAGATGTAAATTTATTGCTTGAAAAATTAGAAAAAGAGGATAAAACTGTATTGTTAGTAGGGGGGACAGGGTTATATATAAGAGCTATAACAGATGGATTTTCTGATTTGCCAAAAGAAAATATAGAATTAAGAGAAGAACTTAATAAATTTTCAAATGAAGAGTTATATGAGATGCTAAAAAATTTGGATATAGCTGCAACAGAGAATATCCATTTGAATAATAGAAAAAGAGTAATTAGAGCTTTGGAAGTGTGTAAATTAACTGGTGAAAAATTTAGTGAAGTTTCCAAAAGGAATTATAAAAGAAATAACTATAATTTTTATAAATTTGGACTTGAAAGAAATAGAGAAGAGTTGTATAATAGAATAAATTTACGTGTAGACAAAATGTTTAATGACGGATTAGAAAAAGAAGCTAAATTTTTATATGATAATTATAGAAATGGAATAACAGCAATTCAGGCAATAGGATATAAAGAATTATCAGACTATTTTGATAAGAAAATAGATATAGAAACAGCAAAAGAATTAATAAAAAGAGATAGCAGAAGATATGCGAAAAGACAATTTACTTGGTTTAAACGAGATGCTGAAATAGAATGGTTTTCATTAGGAAAATATAGTGTAGATGAGATTGAAAAAAATATATTAAAGAAGGTGAAGGATTAA
- the obgE gene encoding GTPase ObgE, translating into MFIDEAVVTLKSGKGGDGSAAFRREKYIQFGGPSGGDGGRGGDIIFVADSNINTLIDFKYRKKYVAGNGENGQKKRMYGKWGEDLIIKVPVGTMLRDYETNELLMDLSEENVERVFLKGGRGGRGNIHFKTSTRRAPKIAEIGRKGKEIKIKLELKLLADVALVGYPNVGKSSLINKVSASKSKVANYHFTTLNPKLGVVRVEDTKSFVVADIPGLVEGAHQGVGLGDKFLRHIERCKIIYHLIDVSGTEGRDPIDDYEKINLELENYSEKLSNKKQIVLANKMDLAYNDENFNALKKYLEEKNIEIYPVSVLLNKGLKEVIYRTYDILQTIPREQIEEEKDVSELLVERGMEQPEWDINKIDEGFYEVSGRVVDSLLNRFVLNSEEAIVQFLHMLKEKGLENKLRNFGVKDGDVIKIENIEFDFVE; encoded by the coding sequence ATGTTTATAGATGAAGCGGTAGTAACGTTAAAAAGTGGAAAAGGTGGAGATGGTTCTGCTGCATTTAGAAGAGAAAAATATATACAATTTGGTGGACCAAGTGGTGGAGATGGTGGACGTGGTGGAGATATAATTTTTGTAGCAGATTCGAATATAAATACATTAATAGATTTTAAATATAGAAAGAAATATGTAGCTGGAAATGGTGAAAATGGTCAAAAAAAGAGAATGTATGGAAAATGGGGAGAAGATTTAATAATAAAAGTTCCTGTTGGAACAATGTTAAGAGATTATGAAACTAATGAGCTTTTAATGGATTTAAGTGAAGAAAATGTTGAGAGAGTGTTTTTAAAAGGTGGAAGAGGCGGAAGAGGAAATATTCATTTTAAAACTTCTACAAGAAGAGCTCCTAAAATAGCAGAAATAGGAAGAAAAGGTAAAGAGATAAAAATAAAACTGGAATTAAAATTATTAGCAGATGTAGCACTTGTTGGATATCCAAATGTTGGAAAATCAAGTCTTATAAATAAAGTTTCTGCATCTAAATCAAAGGTCGCAAATTATCATTTTACTACTTTAAATCCTAAATTAGGAGTTGTGAGAGTAGAAGATACTAAAAGTTTTGTAGTGGCAGATATTCCAGGTCTTGTGGAAGGAGCTCATCAAGGAGTTGGACTTGGTGATAAATTTTTAAGACATATTGAAAGATGTAAAATCATTTATCATTTAATTGATGTATCAGGAACAGAAGGAAGAGACCCAATTGACGATTATGAAAAAATAAATTTAGAATTAGAAAATTATAGTGAAAAGTTATCAAATAAAAAGCAAATTGTATTAGCTAATAAAATGGATTTGGCATATAATGATGAGAATTTTAATGCATTAAAAAAATATTTGGAAGAAAAAAATATTGAAATATATCCAGTATCTGTTTTATTAAACAAAGGGTTAAAAGAAGTTATTTATAGAACTTATGATATATTGCAAACAATTCCGAGAGAACAAATAGAAGAAGAAAAAGATGTTTCTGAACTATTAGTTGAAAGAGGAATGGAACAACCAGAATGGGATATTAATAAAATAGATGAAGGATTTTATGAAGTTAGTGGAAGAGTAGTGGATTCTTTATTAAATAGATTTGTATTAAATTCAGAAGAGGCTATTGTACAATTTTTACATATGCTAAAAGAAAAAGGGCTAGAAAATAAATTAAGAAATTTTGGAGTAAAAGATGGAGATGTAATTAAAATAGAAAATATAGAATTTGATTTTGTAGAGTAG
- the rpmA gene encoding 50S ribosomal protein L27, which translates to MLNFNINLQLFAHKKGVGSSRNGRDSNAKYLGIKKYGGELVKAGNILIRQRGTKIHPGNNVGLGKDHTVFALIDGYVKYERFGKSKKKVSVYSEL; encoded by the coding sequence GTGCTAAATTTTAACATAAACTTACAACTATTCGCCCATAAAAAAGGGGTTGGAAGTAGTAGAAATGGAAGAGATAGTAATGCCAAATATTTAGGAATAAAAAAATATGGTGGTGAATTAGTAAAAGCTGGGAATATACTAATCAGACAAAGAGGAACTAAAATTCATCCAGGTAATAATGTAGGATTAGGAAAAGATCATACTGTTTTTGCATTGATTGATGGATATGTAAAATATGAAAGATTTGGAAAATCAAAAAAGAAAGTTAGTGTTTACTCAGAACTATAA
- a CDS encoding ribosomal-processing cysteine protease Prp has protein sequence MIKVTIYRKNGEITGFSGNGHANFEEYGKDIVCSAVSTAMQQAVVGILGYLKLNPKVGNRDGFLKLDLKNCKISEKNRELNAILESMYIMLKEIEKIYPKNLKIIEKEG, from the coding sequence ATGATTAAGGTTACAATCTACAGAAAAAATGGAGAAATCACAGGTTTTTCTGGGAATGGACATGCTAATTTTGAAGAGTATGGAAAAGATATTGTATGTTCTGCTGTTTCCACTGCAATGCAACAAGCAGTTGTTGGTATATTAGGTTACCTAAAATTAAATCCAAAAGTTGGAAATAGAGATGGTTTTTTAAAATTAGATTTGAAAAATTGTAAAATTAGTGAAAAAAATCGGGAGTTAAATGCTATTTTAGAAAGTATGTATATTATGCTCAAAGAAATAGAAAAAATCTATCCCAAAAACTTAAAGATTATTGAAAAGGAGGGATAA
- the rplU gene encoding 50S ribosomal protein L21, translating to MYAIIKTGGKQYKVKEGQKLRVEKLPYDVDAEVELTDVLLVSNEGDVKVGTPFVEGAKVVASVIEHGKGKKVINFKYKPKTGFHKKKGHRQPYTELEIKNIQA from the coding sequence ATGTATGCTATAATTAAAACTGGTGGGAAACAATATAAGGTCAAAGAAGGCCAAAAGTTAAGAGTTGAAAAGCTGCCTTACGATGTTGATGCCGAAGTGGAATTAACAGATGTGTTATTAGTTTCAAATGAAGGAGATGTAAAAGTAGGAACTCCATTTGTAGAAGGAGCAAAAGTAGTGGCTTCTGTAATAGAACACGGTAAGGGAAAAAAGGTTATTAATTTCAAATACAAACCAAAAACAGGTTTTCATAAGAAAAAAGGACATAGACAACCTTATACAGAGCTTGAAATAAAAAATATTCAAGCGTAA
- a CDS encoding oleate hydratase, with the protein MNNYQRINTRKPKGIEKKRAFLIGAGIGSLAAAEYLMRDGHMEGNQITIFEQDGISGGAMDGAGNPENGFIARGGREMEAHYECLWDLYSGVPSIEEEGRTVLDEFREINENDPNFSNVRVIFNRGEKHRKTDLGLKEKHTKELTKLLLTKEEDLGAKTVEEYFDKSFLDTDMWLYWRSMFAFETWHSVVEMKRYMQRFIHLMPGMSTMRDLLFTKYNQYDSLILPLKKLLESKGVNFVFNTIVTDLDIDFSDNKKTVTGIHINKENSEEVIKTTSDDFVFFTNGSMTENSTLGDMENAPILDKSEGAVWSLWKKIAKKDKSFGNPEVFCSDIDKTKWESYTITAKGTKMRKLLESFAEREFLPNKTATGGIITVKDSNWLLSVTVNRQPQFKNQPADATVAWAYALFPDNKGDFIDKKMSECSGRELLQELLYHFGIDKNDMQEYIDECIVIPAMMPYITSQFMPRVKGDRPEVIPEGSVNLAFLGQYCEIKNDCVFTVEYSVRSAIMAVYSFLNLEKKVPEIYASQYDIRALATATKTMKSEHEGVVKKIVANVIKKKLANTTFEDLI; encoded by the coding sequence ATGAATAATTATCAAAGAATTAATACTCGCAAGCCTAAGGGAATTGAAAAGAAAAGAGCATTTTTGATTGGAGCAGGAATAGGATCATTGGCGGCCGCAGAATATTTAATGCGTGATGGACATATGGAAGGGAATCAAATAACTATTTTTGAGCAAGATGGAATATCTGGTGGAGCAATGGATGGTGCTGGAAATCCTGAAAATGGATTTATTGCACGTGGTGGAAGAGAGATGGAAGCACATTACGAATGTTTATGGGACTTATATTCGGGGGTACCATCTATCGAAGAAGAAGGTCGTACTGTTTTAGATGAATTTAGAGAAATAAATGAGAACGATCCAAATTTTTCTAATGTTAGAGTTATTTTTAACAGAGGAGAAAAACATCGTAAAACAGATTTAGGTTTAAAGGAAAAGCACACAAAAGAGTTAACTAAATTATTGCTTACAAAAGAAGAAGATCTTGGTGCAAAAACAGTTGAAGAATATTTTGATAAATCATTTTTAGATACAGATATGTGGCTTTATTGGAGGAGTATGTTTGCTTTTGAGACGTGGCATAGTGTTGTAGAAATGAAACGGTATATGCAACGTTTTATCCATTTAATGCCTGGTATGAGTACAATGAGAGACTTATTATTTACTAAGTACAATCAATATGATTCTTTGATACTTCCATTGAAAAAATTATTAGAATCAAAAGGAGTAAATTTTGTATTTAATACTATAGTTACTGATTTAGATATTGATTTTTCTGATAATAAAAAAACTGTAACAGGAATACATATAAATAAGGAGAATAGTGAAGAAGTTATAAAGACAACATCTGATGATTTCGTATTTTTTACTAATGGGTCTATGACAGAAAATTCTACACTTGGAGATATGGAAAATGCACCAATTTTAGATAAAAGTGAAGGAGCAGTTTGGAGTTTGTGGAAAAAAATTGCAAAAAAAGACAAATCTTTTGGTAATCCAGAAGTTTTCTGTAGTGACATAGATAAAACAAAATGGGAGTCATATACTATTACTGCAAAAGGTACGAAAATGCGTAAACTTTTAGAAAGTTTTGCGGAACGAGAATTTCTTCCTAATAAAACTGCTACAGGTGGTATTATTACAGTAAAAGATTCTAACTGGTTATTAAGTGTAACTGTAAACAGGCAACCGCAGTTTAAGAATCAACCTGCTGATGCTACAGTGGCGTGGGCTTATGCACTGTTTCCTGATAACAAAGGGGATTTTATTGATAAAAAGATGAGCGAATGTTCTGGTAGGGAATTATTACAAGAATTATTATATCATTTTGGTATTGACAAAAATGATATGCAAGAATATATTGATGAATGTATTGTTATTCCTGCGATGATGCCTTATATTACAAGTCAGTTTATGCCGAGAGTTAAAGGTGACAGACCAGAAGTTATACCAGAAGGGAGCGTTAATCTAGCCTTTTTAGGTCAATATTGCGAAATAAAAAACGATTGTGTATTTACAGTAGAATATTCAGTACGTTCTGCTATTATGGCTGTATATAGTTTCTTGAATCTTGAGAAAAAAGTTCCTGAAATTTATGCAAGTCAGTATGATATTCGTGCTTTAGCTACAGCTACAAAAACAATGAAAAGTGAACATGAAGGCGTTGTAAAAAAGATTGTCGCAAATGTTATTAAGAAAAAATTAGCCAATACTACTTTTGAAGACTTAATATAA
- a CDS encoding threonine aldolase family protein, which translates to MTNITNEKKVYNFKDDYSEGAHERILKALIDTNFEQQNGYGNDEYSEKAKQLLKNKMNNKELDIHFLSGGTQTNLIAISSMLRSYESVIALETGHISVHETGAIEATGHKVNTVKSSDGKITVDLIKSVLDLHIDEHMVKPKMVFISNSTEIGTIYKKKELEKISNFCKNNNLYLYLDGARLGAGLCSEESDLTLEEISNLVDVFYIGGTKNGALLGEALVIINSELKKDFRYYLKQRGALLAKGRIIGIQFLELFKDELYFELATHANLMAKKLSVEIKKLGYKFLSESTTNQIFPIFSNKVIEKIGDKYGFHIWEKIDNNSSTIRLVTSWATKEEMVDKFISDLSKIS; encoded by the coding sequence ATGACAAATATTACAAATGAAAAAAAAGTATATAATTTTAAAGATGATTACAGTGAAGGTGCTCATGAAAGAATTTTAAAAGCTCTTATAGACACTAACTTTGAGCAACAAAATGGATATGGAAATGATGAATATTCAGAAAAAGCAAAACAACTGTTAAAAAATAAAATGAATAATAAAGAATTAGATATACATTTTCTTTCAGGGGGTACACAAACCAATTTAATTGCTATTTCGTCAATGTTAAGATCATATGAATCAGTAATAGCCTTAGAAACTGGTCATATATCAGTACATGAAACAGGAGCAATAGAAGCAACAGGCCATAAAGTAAATACAGTAAAAAGTAGTGATGGTAAAATTACAGTTGACTTAATAAAATCAGTTTTAGATTTACATATCGATGAACATATGGTAAAACCAAAAATGGTATTTATATCAAACTCTACAGAAATTGGAACTATATATAAAAAGAAAGAATTAGAAAAAATATCAAATTTTTGTAAAAATAACAATTTATACCTTTATTTAGATGGAGCTAGATTAGGAGCAGGATTATGCTCAGAAGAAAGTGATTTAACTTTAGAGGAGATATCTAATTTAGTGGATGTTTTTTATATTGGTGGAACGAAAAATGGAGCTCTTTTAGGAGAAGCTTTAGTAATTATAAATAGTGAATTAAAAAAAGATTTTAGATATTATCTAAAACAAAGAGGAGCTTTATTAGCAAAAGGCAGAATAATTGGAATACAATTTTTAGAACTGTTTAAAGATGAACTGTATTTTGAATTAGCTACTCATGCAAATTTAATGGCAAAAAAATTAAGTGTTGAAATTAAAAAATTAGGATATAAATTTTTAAGTGAGTCAACAACAAATCAAATTTTTCCGATATTTTCCAATAAAGTAATAGAAAAAATAGGGGATAAATATGGATTTCATATATGGGAAAAAATAGATAATAATAGTTCTACAATTAGACTTGTAACTTCTTGGGCAACTAAAGAAGAAATGGTGGATAAATTTATTTCTGATTTGTCAAAAATTTCATAA
- a CDS encoding thioesterase family protein: MEELKIGLIKKCKREVKREELADKVGSGVLKVYSTPSMIAFMEYTSEECVNPLLEEGETTVGIAVDIKHIKATLVAKKVECISELIEIDGKKLKFKLTVSDEDGKIGIGNHTRFIVNSKEFMKKIKK; this comes from the coding sequence ATGGAAGAATTAAAAATAGGATTAATAAAAAAATGTAAAAGAGAAGTAAAAAGAGAGGAATTAGCAGATAAAGTGGGATCAGGAGTATTGAAAGTATATTCTACTCCATCAATGATAGCATTTATGGAATATACATCAGAAGAATGTGTAAATCCATTATTAGAAGAAGGAGAAACAACAGTAGGGATTGCAGTAGATATAAAACATATAAAAGCAACTTTGGTAGCTAAAAAAGTTGAATGTATATCAGAATTAATAGAAATTGATGGAAAAAAATTAAAGTTTAAATTAACGGTTAGCGATGAAGATGGAAAAATAGGGATAGGAAATCATACAAGATTTATAGTGAATTCTAAAGAATTTATGAAGAAAATAAAAAAATAA
- a CDS encoding monomeric [FeFe] hydrogenase: MRNFILNEKIKLRRKTLIELARATINNNLKKELPKLSKKILPGNEAKYRESIYQEREILNQRIKIYLGMDYEKSKDMEMYEVAENIDEILEKNSKYSNSSKILQIIEEACDVCPSNKYYVTDLCRNCIEHSCKSVCPKNAITIENSKAKIDLDKCIGCGLCARACSYYSIVKLERPCENSCELKAITKNPNGTPKIEEEKCVNCGSCYIACPFGAIESKLDLIKVLNRIKKDNKRSVIAIFAPSVAGQFGPKVTIGQIKNGLKRAGFNKAYEVALGADMVAEEESEYIENSNELVTTSCCPAFVDYIKKHQKDYIKNISPSDSPMIALAKKIKEEEDCEIVFIGPCIAKKNEDINREIVDYVITFEELGALFISCGVEPAEIEDVDYEGSFDGWNFAHSGGVAQAVINKLEGKEISCIKMDGLKESKELFSKLKNEKFDLMEGMACEGGCICGPGIMVNPNVANAVLKKIKK, encoded by the coding sequence ATGCGTAACTTTATTTTAAATGAAAAAATAAAATTAAGAAGAAAAACTTTAATAGAATTAGCAAGAGCCACAATAAATAATAATTTGAAAAAAGAGTTACCGAAACTTTCAAAAAAAATATTACCAGGTAATGAAGCTAAATATAGAGAATCTATTTATCAAGAAAGAGAAATATTAAATCAGAGAATAAAAATATATTTAGGAATGGATTATGAAAAGTCAAAAGATATGGAAATGTATGAAGTGGCTGAAAATATAGATGAAATTTTAGAAAAAAATTCTAAATATAGTAACTCTTCTAAAATATTGCAGATAATAGAAGAGGCGTGTGATGTGTGTCCGTCAAATAAATATTATGTTACGGATCTTTGTAGAAATTGTATAGAACACTCATGTAAATCGGTGTGTCCTAAAAATGCGATTACTATTGAAAATTCAAAAGCTAAAATAGATTTGGATAAATGTATTGGGTGTGGATTGTGTGCACGAGCTTGTAGTTATTATTCTATAGTAAAATTAGAAAGGCCATGTGAAAACTCATGTGAATTAAAAGCAATAACTAAAAATCCAAATGGAACTCCTAAAATAGAAGAGGAAAAATGTGTTAATTGTGGAAGTTGTTATATAGCTTGTCCTTTTGGAGCAATAGAATCAAAATTAGATTTAATAAAAGTATTAAATAGAATAAAAAAAGATAATAAAAGAAGTGTTATAGCTATTTTTGCTCCATCTGTAGCAGGACAATTTGGACCTAAAGTTACAATAGGACAAATAAAAAATGGATTAAAAAGAGCAGGATTTAATAAAGCTTATGAAGTGGCATTAGGAGCAGATATGGTTGCAGAAGAAGAAAGTGAATATATAGAAAATTCTAATGAATTAGTGACAACATCTTGTTGCCCTGCATTTGTAGATTATATAAAAAAACATCAAAAAGATTATATAAAAAATATATCTCCTTCTGATTCTCCAATGATAGCTTTAGCAAAAAAAATAAAAGAAGAAGAGGATTGTGAAATAGTATTTATAGGACCGTGTATTGCAAAAAAAAATGAAGATATAAATAGAGAAATAGTTGATTATGTTATTACATTTGAAGAATTAGGAGCATTATTTATAAGTTGTGGAGTAGAGCCAGCAGAGATAGAAGATGTTGATTATGAAGGTTCTTTTGATGGGTGGAATTTTGCACATTCAGGCGGAGTTGCTCAAGCTGTAATTAATAAATTAGAAGGAAAAGAGATAAGTTGTATTAAAATGGATGGATTAAAAGAAAGTAAAGAACTGTTTTCTAAACTGAAAAATGAAAAATTTGATTTGATGGAAGGGATGGCATGTGAAGGTGGATGTATTTGTGGACCTGGAATAATGGTAAATCCTAATGTAGCAAATGCTGTTTTGAAAAAGATAAAAAAATAA
- a CDS encoding NAD(P)H-dependent oxidoreductase subunit E, with the protein MKVKIKICVGTTCHLMGSSSLVDIKKKFPLEITDDIEVGFATCFGFCNGEKIPPIVEINGKFYEDMNEEKLIQIVKDLKEV; encoded by the coding sequence ATGAAAGTAAAAATAAAAATATGTGTAGGTACAACATGCCATTTAATGGGGTCTTCAAGTTTAGTGGATATAAAGAAAAAATTTCCATTAGAAATAACAGATGATATAGAAGTGGGTTTTGCAACTTGTTTTGGATTTTGTAATGGAGAAAAAATTCCGCCTATAGTAGAAATAAATGGAAAGTTTTATGAAGATATGAATGAGGAAAAATTAATTCAAATAGTAAAGGATTTAAAGGAGGTATAA
- a CDS encoding SpoIIE family protein phosphatase, which yields MISATVYKNSLNKFGEQVCGDNYQLGKTEDSKLIILSDGMGSGIKASILSILTTEIIGTMYKKGVKIEEIVDTITKTLPVCKVRGIAYSTFTLVQIFKSGKVKIINYDNPSPVILTKGELYKPKYITKRINEKDIKITEFEIFAEDFIFIMSDGLVHAGLGRLMNFGWGEENIANYLKRMYRKTREIKYIVDSLIAVTESYYGFEPGDDSTLIGIKSIENPIATIFTGPPLNPKTDEYYVKRFFSRIGKKVICGGTTSNIVSRVLDEEIEIKLEGEKLGKLPPTGTMKGVDLITEGVLTLKYLNRMLDKCKDNMHEINIPEKMNSGEKLFSILTECDEVNILVGRKVNAFYHNPNLPFDMSIRSTLIRGLSKNLERLGKTVNIEYC from the coding sequence ATGATTTCTGCTACTGTATACAAAAATAGCTTAAATAAATTTGGAGAGCAGGTATGTGGAGATAATTATCAATTGGGAAAAACAGAAGATTCTAAATTGATAATATTATCAGATGGAATGGGAAGTGGAATAAAGGCAAGTATACTTTCGATTTTAACAACAGAGATTATTGGCACAATGTATAAAAAAGGGGTAAAAATTGAAGAAATTGTAGACACAATCACAAAAACTCTTCCAGTATGTAAAGTGCGTGGGATTGCATATTCTACATTTACATTAGTACAGATTTTTAAATCAGGAAAAGTGAAAATAATAAATTATGATAATCCATCCCCTGTAATATTGACAAAAGGAGAATTATATAAGCCAAAATATATTACAAAAAGAATAAATGAAAAAGATATAAAAATAACAGAATTTGAAATTTTTGCAGAAGACTTTATTTTTATAATGTCAGATGGATTAGTTCATGCAGGTTTGGGAAGATTAATGAATTTTGGATGGGGAGAAGAAAATATAGCAAATTATTTAAAAAGAATGTATAGAAAAACTAGAGAAATAAAATATATTGTTGATAGTTTAATAGCAGTTACAGAAAGCTATTACGGATTTGAGCCGGGAGATGATTCGACGTTAATAGGTATAAAATCTATAGAAAACCCAATAGCTACAATATTTACAGGTCCGCCGCTTAATCCAAAAACAGATGAATATTACGTAAAGAGATTTTTCAGCAGAATAGGGAAAAAAGTTATTTGTGGAGGAACAACTTCAAATATAGTTAGTAGAGTTTTAGATGAAGAAATAGAAATAAAGTTAGAAGGAGAAAAATTAGGGAAATTACCTCCAACAGGAACAATGAAAGGGGTTGATTTAATAACAGAAGGGGTATTAACTCTGAAATATTTAAATAGAATGTTGGATAAGTGTAAAGATAATATGCATGAAATAAACATTCCCGAAAAGATGAATTCCGGAGAAAAATTATTTAGTATATTAACTGAATGTGATGAAGTGAATATATTAGTAGGAAGAAAAGTTAATGCATTTTACCATAATCCGAATTTGCCATTTGATATGTCAATTAGATCAACGTTAATAAGAGGATTATCTAAAAATTTGGAGAGATTGGGGAAAACAGTAAATATAGAGTATTGTTAG
- a CDS encoding PAS domain-containing protein: MSMNIWEKIFDYDPNGVLVVNENLRVEAVNSGFINMFKLNGTDVIGRAVNDFFDDIDDFVDFTIGKIKNKKQIKEYPEKSIILSEVMFRIDNENLIVKIFHDITLQEKNEKEMKNLKIQVIGELEKIVDKQMKVGQEIASILGETTGETKASLVKLLEILKKEDR, translated from the coding sequence ATGAGTATGAATATTTGGGAAAAAATATTTGATTATGACCCTAATGGGGTATTGGTTGTTAATGAGAATTTAAGAGTAGAAGCAGTTAATAGTGGATTTATAAATATGTTTAAACTAAATGGGACTGATGTAATTGGAAGAGCTGTAAATGATTTTTTTGATGATATAGATGATTTTGTAGATTTTACAATAGGAAAAATAAAAAATAAAAAACAGATAAAAGAGTATCCTGAAAAATCAATAATATTGTCAGAAGTTATGTTTAGAATAGACAATGAAAATTTAATAGTAAAAATATTTCATGATATTACATTGCAAGAAAAGAATGAAAAAGAGATGAAAAATTTAAAAATACAAGTAATAGGAGAATTGGAAAAAATTGTAGATAAACAGATGAAAGTAGGGCAGGAAATAGCATCAATTTTAGGAGAAACTACAGGGGAAACAAAAGCAAGTTTAGTGAAATTATTAGAAATATTAAAAAAAGAGGATAGGTGA